Genomic DNA from Desulfonema ishimotonii:
CTTTTTTATTTGTTTCAAAACCGGATATATTTATATTTTCATACTGCTTTTCCGTTAATTGATCTAAAAGGCTGACCAACAGTTCACCATCTCCGACCGCTGGATCAAGGATTCGGATGGGGCGCTCCTTACCTTCCCGCTCATAAAATGCCGTGACAATCTGTCGGGCAATAAAATCCGAAAGTATTTTTGGCGTGTAGGTTGCACCACCGGCCTTTTTTTCAGAAACAGCTCCATAACGTTTCGCAGGCTTTGCCTGAACTGAAGTATCCATCGAATGCCCCTTCTTCCGGAGAAGTTTTTCTTCTAAATCTTCTGTGATACGATTTGACCGTATAAAATTCAGATAACTGAATCTGTAAAAAAATAGTCTCCTGCATAGTCAAAGCTAAAAATTAGGGTTGAGCATAATGCAACCTGCTGCCACCGGTACAAATTGAAATCCGATGATCCTAAAATTAAGCGATGACAAAGCACTCCGTAAAGATTACAAATCCAGAAATTTAAAACTTTTATACATGATACTTATAGTCATCTAAAGTTGTTTTGTCAAGAAATGAATTATATATAAAAATGCTTTAAAATCAGATTTTTGTACTTGAAATATGTAGAAAATCCGGGCCATCTTCGCCGACGCAAAGGGCAGGGCCCTGGAAGGGTTCGACTTTTCCGGCAAACCAGACCTCTCCCTTGAGGTGCTGGACAAGATCAGGGACGCCTCGGCAAAGAAAAAAGCCTATTCCAAGCGGATGCACGATTCGCTGGTGCAGGCACAGCGGGGCGGGCGGGGGGCGTAACCCCGGCCGTTTCAATTTTATAAAAATAACGCCACCCCCATTTCCGAAGTCGGGAAATGGGGGTGTTTTTCTCTGTATGCCCCGAACCCGCTCCCTCACGCCTGAAAAGCGATTGAAGCCCCTTTTTTCAGGGCAAATCCCAGCTCCGCTTCAACGGCCTTTATGATGCCGCACGGCACCGGGCATCCGGCATGCAATCCGCAGGCCCCGGCCTTTTCATATACCGGATTCCGATTGATCGTTTTTTTGAAAAGGTCCGTTCCGTCCACGGTGTGCAGCTGCGCTGCCAGATTTGCAATCTGTTTGCATTTGCTTTCGATTTCAACAGCCGCGCTTTCCCCCGGCGTCGCCGAGACGCGGACGACCGTGGAAAATCCGCAAATTCCCGAATCAATTTCGAGACTTGTCATACTGCATGTCCTTTCTGCTGTTGTGTCAAAATTAAATTGGGGGGCAGTTCTTTTGCTACGAAGAACGCCCACCTTTTATAATCTCAACGTAAGTTCGACGAGTTTATCATTATTATCAGTTGCATAACTTTCAAAATGTTGTACATACGGTTTTCAGACTACTACATAGTCAAAGCTAAAAATTAGGATTGGGCATCATGCAACCTGCTGATACCGATTCCATGTTGAAAGTTATCATTGAAAAGAGATGTCTGAGCCTTTGAAAAAAAGCGTTGGTATTTATTTTGGTAGTCCTGTAGAAGTAGTGATTTCATACTAAGAGAGAAGCATTGTAATAATGCACAAAAAGCCATATGGCTCCGATGTGATTTTCCATTTTTTTTGAGAAAGAAAGCGTTTTTCGAACAAGCCGGGAGACTCTCTGCCTCATTGTATTGTTTAACCGTTCGATATGATTTGTCTTACCGCTGCTTTTTCTGACAGCCTTATGACGCTTCGAAGGGAAAACCTGTGCATATGACTCCCAGAAATCGGTGTATGCCACCGCACACTGACGATAAACAGGCGGGAGTGAATTCCATAGTCCCTCAGCGCCATTTTTATCACGATCTCCCCGGATACGGAGTCAGTTGCAAGCCAGACCCACTGTTTGTTTTGCTTTTTTCCCACAAATGACCATAATTCATCACACTCAATTGTCATACGGCTTTTTTTTTAACAGTTACAGCAACTTCTGTCTCAGCAGACTCATATATCTCATTTACGTGGCTTTGAAGCCACCTTTCAGAAACACATACGGCACGGGCAATACCTGCAAGCGGTATTTTTTCCATTAACAGCCTGTTTATAAGGGATTTCTTTTCATCTGAAACAGGCTGGTTCGTCGGATTTTCAACGAACTGTCTCCGGCAATCCTTACACATATATTTTTGTTTTCCGGTGTGAATGCTTCCATTTTGGCTCTTTGGGAATTCGCGGGGTAGTAAAACTGATGTATCCCGATAATATGTCTGAATAACGAGCTGTTATGTCCGATAAGGCTTTGAAATCCCGAACACATTGAAAAATGCCCTCATTTTATTAAAGCTCAATACTTAAAGGCTGTTACACTGACAACCATATTTTACTACCCCGCAAGATCCCAAAGAGCCTCCATTTTTTACGATTTTTGAAGAATAACATCGGGGACAACGTATGAGAATTCTCCCTTTTATGCTTGGTTAATATAAAAATAGTATAGCATAAAAAAATCACTACTTCTATAGGACTACCTTTATTTTAATGCGACATTTCAACTGTGAATCGGTATGACACCGGTACAAATTGAAATCCGTCGATCCTAAAATTAAGCGATGACAAAGCACTACCTTAACGGACCGATACCGGAGAAAAAACGAAAACCGCTGATCCGAATCAGAACAATGAGGTTATTTTTATAGAATTAGACCCAATGCCGTTTCCTTAAGGGCGGCGGAGTTCTGAACTGAAAGTTCGGAACACTGAAATAATTCAGAAAAATACTGCCAAACTTTCAGTTTGGCACTCCTTAATTTTCTTAAGGAAACGGCATTGGAATTAGACCTCCTGCAAAACTCAGGCTACTTGCCGGGCAAACATTCCGGCGCGGGGTTTTTCATTTTTTCCCTGAGTCATGCGGCTTTCCGAAGCTCTCTTTCTGTTATTTTCATATTCACCATTCCCGCTATGATGTTGGCTCTGAGATTGTGGCCCCTTTGTCTGTCTCTATAAATATCTGATATTATATTAAATATTTCTGATCTCTCTTATCGTGTTTTCCACCTTTATCCGTTTTTTCGAAAGTCTCCGATTGAAATCTTTCTTATAAGAAATCTGAGCATTTCTGTCATATTTCCGTAGCCCCTGATATCCGTTACGGCCTTTTTCGGAATTCCGGGAAAGCGGTCTCTCCTCTTCTGCTTCTTAATATATGGCAAAGTCGTGGGTTCTACCGGGATATATCTTGTAAGCCGTGCGGATTCTTCCTTCCGGGTCGGTGATTCGGGTATGTCCCTTTTTTTGCCGCTGTAAGATTTCCGTTGCTTCCTCTTCGGACGCCGCACAGGCTGCTCTGTCGCGTCAGGTATGAGATATTTAATATCCGAAGCAGAGATCTCACGTTTTTTCCCAATATGAATCACCCGGATGGCCATCTTTTCAATCCGCCTTACCGCATGCATCACGGCGGATTCGTAACAATTGAGGAAAAGATCCCGTAAATTCGTAAGTCACATGGCAGCTGTGGTAAATCAGCATGGCCGGGAGGTGGTTTTCAACACCGGGCAGGGAATGATTTCTGCCGCCCCTGTCATAATTATTCCGCCTTTTTCCCACAGCGGGCCGGTTTTTCCGGCCATTTCGGAAAAAACACCGGCGC
This window encodes:
- a CDS encoding DUF6951 family protein; translated protein: MTSLEIDSGICGFSTVVRVSATPGESAAVEIESKCKQIANLAAQLHTVDGTDLFKKTINRNPVYEKAGACGLHAGCPVPCGIIKAVEAELGFALKKGASIAFQA